From Rhinatrema bivittatum chromosome 5, aRhiBiv1.1, whole genome shotgun sequence, the proteins below share one genomic window:
- the LOC115092906 gene encoding neuropeptide Y receptor type 1-like, whose protein sequence is MDEFLKLMYMNISDRLNVPWEEDSFCTDSVSNITFLIVAYSAVIAVGLIGNVCLVFVIMRQKEMRNVTNIFIANLSCSDVLMCLVCLPVTVIYTLMNRWMLGEALCKMTPFIQCISVTVSILSLVLIALERHQLIINPTGWKPIPWHAYMAVVITWIVACFISLPFLSVSILTKLPFQNLSLPFDPFVNHFVCMDNWPSENHRLAYTTCLLIFQYCLPLLLILVCYLRIFLRLRRRKDMVERAKDGCRKANHKKINIMLASIVVAFAICWLPLTVFNALYDWDHEKISVCYHNLIFSLCHLTAMASTCVNPIMYGFLNNNFQKEVKALIYRCRCSGEQDKYETFPLSTVSTEVSKASSLQSSSVNNNG, encoded by the coding sequence ATGGATGAGTTCCTGAAGCTGATGTATATGAATATTTCTGACCGCCTCAACGTGCCATGGGAGGAGGACAGTTTCTGCACTGACTCGGTTAGCAACATCACCTTCCTGATTGTGGCATACAGTGCAGTGATTGCTGTGGGGCTGATTGGCAATGTCTGCCTAGTCTTTGTGATAATGCGACAGAAAGAGATGAGGAATGTCACCAACATCTTCATTGCCAACCTCTCCTGCTCTGATGTTCTCATGTGCCTGGTTTGCCTACCAGTCACAGTGATCTACACTTTGATGAATCGGTGGATGCTGGGAGAAGCTCTCTGCAAGATGACGCCCTTCATTCAGTGTATCTCTGTCACAGTATCCATTCTCTCCTTAGTTCTGATAGCTTTGGAGAGGCACCAGTTGATCATCAACCCAACTGGGTGGAAGCCAATTCCTTGGCATGCATACATGGCCGTAGTTATCACTTGGATAGTGGCTTGCTTCATCTCCTTACCCTTCCTGTCCGTTAGCATCCTGACCAAGCTCCCATTTCAGAACCTCTCCTTACCTTTTGACCCCTTTGTCAACCACTTTGTATGCATGGACAATTGGCCTTCAGAGAATCACCGGCTGGCCTATACCACATGTCTTCTCATCTTCCAGTACTGCTTGCCCCTGCTTCTCATCTTGGTCTGTTACCTGCGAATCTTCCTGCGGTTGCGTCGTCGAAAGGACATGGTAGAGAGAGCCAAAGATGGGTGCCGCAAAGCTAACCACAAGAAGATCAACATCATGCTGGCAAGTATCGTGGTGGCCTTTGCCATCTGTTGGCTGCCACTGACTGTTTTCAATGCCCTCTATGATTGGGACCATGAGAAAATTTCTGTCTGCTATCACAACCTCATCTTCTCCCTTTGCCACCTGACTGCCATGGCCTCCACTTGTGTTAACCCCATCATGTATGGCTTCCTCAATAATAATTTCCAGAAGGAGGTGAAGGCCTTGATCTATCGCTGCCGCTGCAGTGGAGAACAGGACAAATATGAGACTTTTCCATTATCCACAGTTAGCACAGAGGTATCTAAGGCCTCATCATTACAAAGCAGCAGTGTCAATAACAATGGGTAA